One part of the Vitis riparia cultivar Riparia Gloire de Montpellier isolate 1030 chromosome 8, EGFV_Vit.rip_1.0, whole genome shotgun sequence genome encodes these proteins:
- the LOC117921192 gene encoding L-type lectin-domain containing receptor kinase S.4-like produces MYVGFSSATGKLSSSHYILGWSFRMNEVAVPLNPSQLPSFLRAKKSEKRLKYKDVVEDWELQCSHRFPYKDLFIATKGFKDSEILGSGGFGCVYKGVLPATIEEVAVKKISHNSRQGIREFMMEIASLGRMRHKHLVHLRGWCKHKDELLLVYDLMPNGSLGDILFNHKKSGILNWEQRFRILKGVASALLYLHEEWEQVVVHRDVKANNVLVDADMNARLGDFGLARLYDHGKEACTTHIVGTLGYMAPELSRTGKATTHCDVFSYGAMLLEVACGRPPIDPNASSSQVLLSDWVRERWAAGCIIEAADPKLDNEYVSEEMELVMKLGLICCQKMPEARPTMRQVTCYLDGSDNLPSDISPEYLNVNGNKLYADLCSSSLGGTMGGGVISSGSLKDGRY; encoded by the exons ATGTATGTAGGCTTCTCTTCAGCTACAGGCAAGCTCTCCAGCTCACATTACATCCTGGGGTGGAGTTTTCGGATGAATGAAGTGGCGGTTCCACTCAATCCTTCACAGCTTCCTTCATTTCTGAGAGCAAAGAAATCAGAAAAG AGGTTGAAGTATAAGGATGTTGTAGAGGATTGGGAACTGCAGTGCTCTCATAGGTTCCCATACAAAGACTTGTTTATAGCCACCAAAGGTTTCAAGGACAGCGAGATCCTTGGGTCAGGAGGATTTGGTTGTGTGTACAAGGGAGTGTTACCTGCAACCATAGAGGAAGTCGCGGTTAAGAAAATCTCTCACAATTCCAGACAAGGGATCAGGGAGTTCATGATGGAGATAGCAAGCTTAGGACGCATGAGACACAAGCATCTAGTACATCTCCGTGGATGGTGCAAGCACAAAGACGAACTCCTCCTAGTTTATGACTTGATGCCCAATGGAAGCCTTGGGGACATTCTCTTCAATCACAAAAAGTCGGGGATTCTCAATTGGGAGCAGCGATTCAGGATCTTGAAAGGCGTTGCTTCTGCACTATTATATCTTCATGAAGAATGGGAGCAAGTGGTTGTCCATAGAGATGTGAAGGCCAACAATGTGTTAGTTGATGCAGATATGAACGCAAGACTGGGGGATTTCGGGCTTGCCAGGTTGTATGATCATGGGAAGGAAGCCTGCACCACACATATAGTAGGCACATTAGGATACATGGCACCAGAATTATCACGAACAGGAAAGGCCACAACTCATTGCGACGTATTTTCTTATGGTGCAATGCTCCTCGAAGTAGCTTGTGGCAGGCCACCAATTGACCCAAATGCCTCATCCAGTCAGGTATTGCTGTCGGACTGGGTAAGGGAGCGCTGGGCAGCAGGCTGTATTATTGAGGCAGCCGATCCCAAGCTTGACAATGAATATGTAAGCGAGGAGATGGAACTAGTCATGAAGCTGGGGCTCATTTGTTGTCAAAAGATGCCAGAAGCGAGGCCAACTATGAGGCAGGTGACCTGTTACCTAGATGGAAGTGATAATCTCCCTAGTGACATTTCCCCAGAATATCTCAATGTGAATGGGAATAAATTGTATGCAGACTTATGTTCATCATCTCTGGGTGGCACCATGGGAGGTGGCGTGATCAGTTCCGGTTCACTGAAAGACGGCAGATATTAA
- the LOC117920016 gene encoding lectin-domain containing receptor kinase VI.3-like, whose protein sequence is MPFRVSSQSMLLDFDNSTSPVFSLKSISLSSSTGSSLIHTSMASSFSLAPCLLFLLFFFFIVNGAAQSQSSSLDFVYNGFNHTENNFTRKGATIIKPSGALKLTNRSRDVIGHAFYPDPINLSNSSNNISSFSTSFVFSIIPSGSDRGGYGLAFLLSPSTDLQGADSGHFLGILNSTNDGDESNHIFAVEFDTVNGHNEGKSSEGNHVGININSMDSVATEPASYYVNDTDKKEEVNLDSGHIQAWIDYADGVVNVTIAPLSIPDKPMKPLMSKGIELSRVVTNSMYVGFSASTGEERSSHYILGWSFCINGTARPLNLSILPVPPIETDSSSLHTGIKVLITGLAVILLVFGAWLIRLLYRRKMKPEDLEDWELDYPHRFRYKDLYTSTKGFKVSEVIGVGGFATVYKGVLPTNGNEVAVKKIVQNLTHGMREFAAEIESLGRLRHKNLVNLQGWCKHKNDLLLVYDYIPNGSLDSLLFHPPDDFVLSWDQRFNILKGIAAGLLYLHEEWEKVVIHRDVKASNVLIDPDMNGRLGDFGLARLYDHGKNSHTTSVVGTIGYIAPELTRTGKASTSSDVFAYGVLLLEVACGKRPIRPADSQSSDHFILMDWVFECYQAGQILDAVDPRMKSVYVVEEVELVLRLGLFCSHPRPEARPTMRQVTRYLSRDDPLPIVDDWAAPDSSRFSDISPRFLQIVSTDTITSSCHSSSVGYISSGSIRAGK, encoded by the coding sequence ATGCCGTTTAGAGTTTCTTCACAATCAATGCTTCTTGACTTCGACAATTCGACTTCTCCGGTCTTCTCTCTGAAATCTATATCATTATCTTCCTCAACTGGTTCTTCTCTTATTCACACTTCCATGGCCTCCTCCTTTTCTTTAGCTCCTTGCCTTCTcttcctccttttcttctttttcatcgTTAATGGCGCTGCACAATCTCAGTCTTCATCTCTTGATTTTGTGTACAATGGTTTCAATCACACAGAAAACAACTTCACTCGGAAGGGTGCCACTATTATAAAACCCAGTGGCGCACTTAAGCTCACCAACAGGTCACGTGATGTAATCGGGCATGCATTCTATCCTGACCCAATCAATCTGTCGAACTCTTCCAACAATATTTCTTCATTCAGCAcctcctttgttttctcaatcaTTCCCTCCGGCTCTGACAGAGGCGGCTACGGCCTCGCATTTTTGTTATCACCATCTACAGACCTACAAGGGGCTGACAGTGGGCATTTTCTGGGAATTCTCAACTCCACAAATGATGGTGATGAATCAAACCACATCTTTGCGGTTGAATTCGATACAGTTAACGGACACAATGAAGGCAAAAGCAGTGAAGGTAACCATGTTGGAATCAACATCAATAGCATGGATTCAGTTGCAACAGAACCTGCTTCATATTATGTCAATGATACAGACAAGAAGGAAGAGGTAAATTTGGACAGTGGACATATCCAAGCTTGGATCGACTACGCGGATGGTGTTGTGAATGTCACAATCGCTCCATTATCGATTCCGGACAAACCAATGAAACCACTCATGTCTAAAGGAATCGAGCTATCTAGGGTTGTCACGAACAGTATGTATGTTGGTTTTTCTGCATCCACGGGAGAAGAGAGGAGCTCTCATTACATATTGGGATGGAGTTTTTGCATCAATGGAACAGCTCGTCCGCTCAATCTTTCTATACTCCCAGTGCCACCAATTGAAACAGACTCATCCTCTCTGCATACTGGAATTAAGGTTTTAATTACGGGTTTAGCTGTGATCCTTTTAGTGTTTGGAGCATGGTTGATTCGTTTGTTGTATAGAAGGAAGATGAAGCCTGAAGATCTCGAAGATTGGGAGTTGGATTATCCTCACAGGTTCAGGTATAAGGATCTTTACACATCCACAAAAGGTTTCAAGGTCAGTGAGGTGATTGGAGTGGGTGGCTTCGCCAcagtgtacaagggtgtgttACCTACAAATGGGAACGAAGTTGCAGTCAAGAAGATAGTCCAGAATTTAACTCATGGAATGAGGGAATTCGCTGCGGAAATCGAAAGCTTGGGAAGATTAAGGCACAAGAACCTGGTCAATCTTCAGGGATGGTGCAAGCACAAGAATGACCTCCTTCTTGTCTACGATTACATCCCGAATGGAAGTCTTGACTCTCTCCTCTTTCACCCCCCTGACGACTTTGTTTTGAGCTGGGATCAGAGATTCAACATCCTCAAAGGCATCGCTGCTGGGCTGCTATATCTGCATGAAGAATGGGAGAAAGTGGTAATCCACCGCGATGTCAAGGCCAGTAATGTCCTCATAGACCCTGACATGAACGGTAGGCTTGGAGATTTCGGCCTTGCAAGGCTATATGATCACGGCAAAAACTCCCATACCACGAGCGTGGTTGGCACGATAGGGTATATTGCACCTGAGTTGACTCGCACTGGGAAGGCCTCCACATCCTCTGACGTGTTCGCATACGGGGTTCTACTCCTTGAAGTGGCCTGTGGGAAAAGGCCTATTCGCCCAGCCGATTCACAGTCTTCAGATCACTTCATATTGATGGACTGGGTGTTTGAATGCTATCAAGCGGGTCAAATTCTGGACGCAGTGGATCCAAGGATGAAGTCAGTGTATGTTGTTGAAGAGGTGGAGCTGGTTTTGCGATTAGGCCTCTTCTGTAGTCACCCAAGACCAGAAGCTAGGCCTACCATGAGACAAGTGACGCGATATCTCAGTAGAGATGATCCGCTTCCTATCGTTGACGATTGGGCTGCCCCTGATTCTTCGCGGTTCAGCGATATAAGCCCAAGATTCTTACAAATTGTTTCAACAGATACAATCACAAGTTCTTGTCATTCATCTTCAGTCGGCTACATCTCTTCCGGCTCCATACGAGCTGGCAAATAG